The following DNA comes from Quercus robur chromosome 1, dhQueRobu3.1, whole genome shotgun sequence.
AGCAGAAATGCCAACAAACTACAAATATATGAGCCCTCAAATCCAACAATGTGCCATTTGGTAGCTGGGAAGATGAGAGATATGAAAATTCAATCAACATCttaattagtatttaaaaaattaagaaaacacTCCTAAATCCTAATGTGTTCTCCTGTCTCCACAGTAGCCAAATGATCATTGAAGTAACCAAAAAGAAACAGGCTCTAAAGATGTATAATTTACTGCCAGCTTTTAAGAACTGCAGTATTTCCTACCTAAAAGAACATAGTATGTTCTATTTTGACAGCTTCAATTTTGATGCAATACATTTTTTCAGGTGTTGTTTTCCTTCCCCCATACCTAACTTTTGCTTATCACATTTAAAGTGCCATACTAAGTTTTATGTCATAAAGTATAGGGAGTAAAAATATGGAAAAGGTATACAGGAATAATTATTTGCATGTAAGAGATCCAACATCAGCACAAAGTAGAGACAATCAAATGTGTTAGGTCAAAACTACCTTTTCCTCAGCCGTACTCTTGAGGAAGCAAAGGAATGCCTCTGAAAATTGAAATCCACATTGACCATTTCGTAAGTCAGCTATGCAAGGGCATTCTAAAGCTTTCTGAGCCTTTGCCTCGAGAGACtgaaaaatggaaatttcaattgaattatTCACTTTTGAAATGGAGGAGTAAGTTTAAATCTTTAAAATGAACCAACCTCATTCTCATCATTGCCATATGCAGCAGCTTCTGTAAATGCAAAACAAGACAGGATTGTCAGAAATTGCACCAATTTCTAAATATAATTATCCAACAAGGTATACAGGAATGAGGACACCAGCATTTCAAAAACATATGTAGTATGTGGTACAaattcttttggatttttttttcttttaggggGGTTGGGGGGGAGTTTATATTCgtttattaaaattaatgtgACTTAATTATATTCTGGGACTCGGCATAGCCAAAAAATTGTGTGCTTTGGTCTTTTAAATAAGATACCACCAAAAGTTGTAACATAATGCAAACCTTGGCTTTCTGAAACAAAATAAGTGtcttgaaaatataaattaaagttaAAGTTTGTTCGTCTTGGTTTACTGTTTTCTTATTCTCTTCTACATTCATAAATGCctcttgttattttttttgttttctagtcTGAATTTTGAAGAGCCCCAATTTAAGTCTTTCATGCTACATGTCAAATGAGAAGGTGGGATTGTAAGTGTTATACATATATCAGTAGAAAATCGGGTTGGCTGATCCTTTTCTGCACTTGTTTAGAAGAAAGAAGCACCAACTTGACATGATTTCATACAGACACTGACACTACACAGGTACAGGCTACAGCTACTTCATTTTGGtaacaaataaaagaagaaaatatgaacAATAGAATAAATCAATGGCATCCCAAAATCCTAATTAACTTTTTGGGGGGTTGGTTTAATGATAACGAGTCTTACAGTTGATTATTTATAGGGTATGCTGATATCTAAATTAAAACACACGTAACATTGtataccataaaaataaaagcaactAATGACAACCCTTGTTCACCTCTACAACATTTAAAACTACTGCTATAAAAGATCTACAAgcaattccttaaaaaaaaaaatgacgaaAACAATTAAAAGAAAGGCATGAAAATGAAACCCATAATTGGATTCCCGTGAAATATGAAATGAGAAATAAGGCAGAGGCAGAGGGGTGTTGGGGAAATAGAATAAGAGGTACCAGCAATAAGGGAGTCCAAGTTTATGGAGGAAGTAGCGGCAGCAGCGTGAGAATCCGATTGTGGTGTTACTGCAGGGGATAACTGCTCTCCTTCGCTATCTACTGCTGCCGCCGCCGCCTCGCTCTGCACTTGACCCATCCTATTCCTGCCTTTGTCGCACAAAACCgaaaatatgaaatttagttATTCAGGCGGCAGGCTGCTTCACCTTAATTTCCAAGAAATTTCATGACGGCGCACGCGCAAGTTCAAGTTCCCACACACACCATTAAACAATTGAAAGAGCCATTGGGCCATCATGTTTAGCTGCCCAACTAAATATtactttttctgtttcttttcctttttcccccttaatattatttattataagcTCTTGGGGAGGAGAAGTGAATGAGacctaattcttttttttttttttttttttttttggataaacaaaCACACGGGAGAGGAAAATGAGTTCTAACATAAAAACACACCACAATTTCACTCAAAAGTCATAGTAACTTTTAAGGAAGAGTGAAATAAATTATACTATACACAAAATACTGCCTTAAATAATGTAGaacaattacttttttttttttttttctttttttagacctaattttgtttgttgtttgtttttgtatgtttttaagaaaattagtcatttaaaaaaaaaatttctatagaactatcttattttcttatatttggtaGTAACcttaaatgaattaaaaaaacaatctcTTAACTACCCTTATTTAGCTTAAAAGATAgagttattttccaaaataatttggtagaaaacaatttctaaaaataagtcatactttttcGGTTGACTAgagataattttcttttgactcATTTTGACTGATGCTATCATTATACAAAGTTTTCTACCAAACAAACAtaacctaattttatttttaggtaaCTACTACACTCTACACTTATCTCATCCTACAGGACCTACACATTAATAAACTATTGGTGTTAGTTACAATATACGCTCTAAAGCATCTAACCAATCTATATCTTGATTTTAAGGCATCTAACCACACTATAAGCTTTATCTCACCCCTCCTTCGACTCAATTTTTGcatgttaaataaataaatcaatcaagGAAGAAAAGTTTACAACTGTAACTGACCTGATTTTTTTTGACAACAGTTAATACTAATAGCCAGCATGAATCGAATACAATCTGGAACTCCAATAAATTGCCCagcaagaagaaaaataaataaataaattctccCTCTTTTCATATCCACAACCATCTTCCAACAGCAAGCAATTGTTATTGTCAAATGCAGAGCTTAATGGGGGGTTTTCATTCACTCTACACACTGAATAAGTTAACTGCCGATATTTTGGAAGTTAAAATCATTCAATCAACatcataaaaccaaaaaatggcttCCAAAGTTTAACCAAACATTAATTGGCAACCAAGCATGATGTGTAACAACATACTAATTCTTTGCAATACTACTCTTTCCGAATGAACTATAACTTACAGACTAACAATACAAATTCCTGTCCTGTACAAACTCCAAATCATAAGTGAAAAGCAATGACATATCCTCAGTCAAACGTTATCTGGCCAAAACTCCCTATAAAAAGCCCGCTCAAATTCCTTTTCTTGCAATTGTTTTTCCAACTCTTGCATCTTCCTTATCCTTTTTGAAAGTGTCTTGCATTTCTTGGAAGGCAAATGATCCTGGATTCACAATGATACAAGGATTGTTAGACAGAAGATTTGAGAAAATATGATAGTTTGAGACAATCAGAATAAACACGTATTGAGTGAGGTCAAGAAGTTGGAGTCTGTACAGTTCACTAGTTGATGAATCCAATGAGGCCTTACAATAACCTAACATTCATTCTTGGGCAAACACCACATGTGGTCCTTACAATTTACCAAATTTTCTAATTCCATCCCTATATTTTCATAAGGAACAGTTTGGTCCTTAAATAATGCAAAATGATCCAATTTGATCCATATGCTGATCgagacatttatttattatctgaTTGGacaaatttacaataaataaaataaatggaaagtcttttttataagtagtaaaaatttattaataaaatagattacttcataacattttttttatgtgtcaATAGTTGGAGGTGGGGGATTTGAATCCTGGATGTCTTCGTTGGAAACACTAGGTGGTGCCAGTAGATCTACCAGGCTCTTGGCAATGATGAGCACTCCATAACTtaaaacaattacaaaaataaatacaaaataaaagtcTTGGTGGCCTAAAAATTATATCTGAGCAGCTCAAGTGAAGTTAAAGTGCCATGTGGCCACCATGATGGCTCACTGTTGCCATGATGCATTGACTTTATCAAAAACAgctaaaaacaaagaaaatatattttaagtatattaaaccctttttttttctttttatatcacTGTATTTCCCCACATTTTCTCATTAGCCAAAAAAGGAATATAGACAATATTTCAGCAAATTCAAgttcaaaaagtgaaaaattacaaattttaaggAAGAAATTGGATCATTTTACATaatttaaggaccaaattgcTACTTTTGAAACTCtaggaatgaaatttaaaaattgagaaatgtGAGAAAACCAAATGTAGTGTTTTCTGCCTTCCATTCTTTGTAAAATCTCTCCTCTACGTAAATCTTCATTATTGATTCAACTAGCAACTGTATCAGCACCATGGCAAATTATACCATGAAAAATCTGCTTTTTcaataagttattttttattttgctacCATTACTCTCCCATGGTTGACAAATAAatccaaccccccccccccccacctcccaaaaaaagaaaagaaaaagatgatgatgaaaaggaagaagaaggaaagaaatagaattttagATTATTCAAATAAAGCAACTCACCTGATCATTTTTCTCATTAGATGCAGCAGTGACATGAGGCTTCTTGGCAGTCTTCTTTACTTTATCTGCTCCAAGGCCTCGTTTATTATTCTTCAAATATGCTTGTACAGGCTCCAACCTACCCTGTTTATAcgataaaacaaaataattagatTTTGCGTCCATATAACTTGCCATTATGGTAAACAGGCTCGGCACTGAAACATTAAAAAGAAAGTGCACACCAGCTAAACAAAAGGGTGTTGAAAgagaaataaacaaaatgacAGTTCCAGAGTTTACATATTACTGTGTTCCACATGGCTTTGGGATCACCAACCCAATATATGAAGTAATTTACCCCACCAGCAATTTAAAATATAGTTGACCAGCACTGAATGTGTAGCTATTATATAAGCAAAGTCATACTTGTTATCATTTCATAGCAGCCAAAAATCATAGGGAACCTTCAACATGTCTAAGCCGAGCAACTAACATGTCAACAAGAATACAATATAAGGTTTCTCTTCATGACCTATGGAAAGAACTCCCTGGTGATCCCTAGCTTGCAGCGTGTCTGGTCATTAACACCTTGTGCAACTGTCATCAGTGTTAAATAACCTTTTAACACCAGTagtaaataataaatactaaaaaaacattataacccACTCAGCCACTCCCACAAGCATATCAAGTATTTCTTGACTGGAATCGGGAAACTacaggttaattttttttttcttcatttgtgaGTTACATGCACACCCAGAAGTATTGAAACCACAACCTACCTTATAAATTAGTCAATTCTTTTCTGATTGACTTTAGACCTACTACGGACTGGGTTTTTAGTTCCAAAAACAAGTGCAATGTTTGCTGTATCTTGTATTCAACCTAAGTCCTCCAACAAAGCAACCTTGTAGAGTCTGCAATCAAACATTTACTTCTCAGCTTTAAAACCCAATGATCCCTTGCTTAAAAACCATAATGCAACCTACCTTATATTAGCTTTCCAGTCCACAAAACCAGATATTCCAATTTTACTATTATCCGTAATTCCTCACCAGCTTGAAGTTTGCCTCTTTCTTGCTTATTTTAAACCCCGAACCAACCCCTACATTTGCACCATAATTAAACCTTAAACCAACTGATTTTCTTGATATCTCCTGCGGCAAAACCCTAACACATGCAACCCCAGTTCCCTACAACTAAACTGCAGCCATGCTGTTGCTTCTAGCAAACTAAAATCTGCTAAAATTCAATGAAATCAATTTGGTCTTACTTAAATCACAAAGAGAGCTGAGTgttttgggtttggggcctCTTTCATGGTCCAGTATAAAGTTTACAAATCTAAATGTGTATACAGTGCAATAAACCAAATTGGTATGGGTTGGATTAGCAATTTAGCATCTAAAAACATCGATCTAGTTGACTTGCATATTAAAAAACCAAAGCAAGTAAGTATCATccaatattattaataaacatATTGAAATCCTAGTTTGTGGCAAAAGATTTCAAGAACTGCCAAGAGaaacaattatatattatagtcattagattattaaaataaaattaaaaaaaaaaaataaggaaggaAGGAATGTGcaaaaaaacaagtaaataaaagaTTGGGAATTtgataggaaaagaaaaggaacctGCTGGGAAACACCAAGACCGGTACCTTCTTTCCAACCGTGCTTCTTCAAAagctgaaagaaaaaagaaaatccagatttaaaaaaataaataaaaagaagtaattAACAGGGAAAGGGACGATAATGAGAGAGGGACGAACCTGAAAACCAATGTTGGAGGAATCTATGGCTACGGCtgaacaattatttgaagaagaggaagacgaCACCTCGTCTCCCATGGCTATGGCTTCCTCTTTTCAGTAATCTATCAGTATCAGTATACGAGGAAATCAAATCACCGACGTTGtggcttccttttttttttctttttctttaatctctctctcgTTTTCTCCGGAACCCAATCCAATTCTGTTTCTGGCTGTTTGGGAACGGAGACCCaactaatttattaattaaaacgTTCTCCTATATATTTATGCTTTATTATTTACTGgactctgagcacgcgctcgcGCCTGTTCAGaggctgctttttttttttttaatataatttgaatattactatatttttcaatcataaaatatttaggggtgtgatgagtattatgtatttatgaatgaaatattattttcatcacacccctaggtattttatgattggaaaatgtaataatttcaaattataatatattcaaattattaatccctaccaaaaaatagaaaaacctcTAAGCATGCGCATACTCAAaggctaatatatatatatatatatatgtgtgtgtgtgttaatagGATAAGTGACCCACTGCTCTTGagaaaatatgacaaaatataaCATACCCTCGCCAAGTCATTCTCTTGTTATGCGAAAATCCCCAAATAGTAATGACAATAATTAATAGTGTAAAACAAATAGATTTCTAAAAggtttgtagcaaaaaaaaaaaaattaaaataattggaTCAAAACACTCACCACCATTGTAGTCTAGTGGCCATTAATCTAATGAGGAGGAAATATGGATGGCCAAATTTCTGTCAAAAGTGAAgatccatcttctttttctttttcttttttttttagaagaaaactGAAGACCTAAAAAACAAGATCCATCTTGTTTTTTAGCCTGGGTGGGAGTTAGAGATAGAAACAGGTCTCTTGAAATTTGTAATTGCACTTGTTGGcttattttgtaggcattttaatttcttttttttttacttgtttttctatttaaaaaaaaaaaaaacatataattgcTTTGAAGAAGTGGGTTAGTGGGAGagtaatcctattttgtagaaaatgttttaggtgagagttagagatatatttttacattGTTACACCAAAagctttggatttttttttacccttcttGTCCAATAGGTTGATCTGTTAATGttattaattaacaaaaatgtttaaattgtTATGGTTAATGAAGTTTAAGGTTTAATtagacaagattttttttttcttttggtgaaaaaaaaaaggtttaattgGTTAcaaaggagaaattataagatccacatggtggacaagtgatgtgattcaccattccactaaaaaacttctacttgtttaaaattgttagttaatttttttttaaatagaaattaattactaactcaacaattttaaacaagtggaaattTTTAGTGAAATGGTGGACGAGTGACGTGGTCCATCAGAGGACTCTATAATTTCTTGTTACAAAggggaaaactttttttttttttttttaacttaccaaaCGGCAAACTTTACACAAATGTCCTAATATGTAaatccatttttaaaaaattattattaaaaaaactcatatttttgtttgtttgtttgttttttttttttttttttttttgattggatgtttgtttgttttgaattacttgtaaaaaaagaaaaagctattTGTTtgggaagaaataaaaaaggggAAAGCCCAAAATATAGGCAGATCTGTTTATAGTTGTAGGCCGTGGGCGTGCCTTTGAATTTTGGTTCTTTCATCTTTGGGCTCTTCTTCACGCTCCACTTCTCTTCTCGCTTTGCTCTGCTCAAACAAACCTAAACCCACCTCCCATCCCAAGAGAGAtattagagagaaagagagagacagaagaagacgaagacgaagaagaagaagaagaagtggagaTAATCGGAGATGGATTTGGACCAGTGGATCTCGAAGGTGAAAGACGGTCAGCATCTCCTCGAAGATGAGCTTCAACTCCTCTGCGAATACGTCTGTATTTCCTCCA
Coding sequences within:
- the LOC126714621 gene encoding mitochondrial intermembrane space import and assembly protein 40 homolog isoform X1, with protein sequence MGQVQSEAAAAAVDSEGEQLSPAVTPQSDSHAAAATSSINLDSLIAEAAAYGNDENDQSLEAKAQKALECPCIADLRNGQCGFQFSEAFLCFLKSTAEEKGSDCVHPFVALQKCIKAYPDAFSKDILEEDEVKKEEKPTEEYKIRPPLWAKKKSKT
- the LOC126714621 gene encoding mitochondrial intermembrane space import and assembly protein 40 homolog isoform X2, with protein sequence MGQVQSEAAAAAVDSEGEQLSPAVTPQSDSHAAAATSSINLDSLIAEAAAYGNDENESLEAKAQKALECPCIADLRNGQCGFQFSEAFLCFLKSTAEEKGSDCVHPFVALQKCIKAYPDAFSKDILEEDEVKKEEKPTEEYKIRPPLWAKKKSKT
- the LOC126714635 gene encoding uncharacterized protein LOC126714635 codes for the protein MGDEVSSSSSSNNCSAVAIDSSNIGFQLLKKHGWKEGTGLGVSQQGRLEPVQAYLKNNKRGLGADKVKKTAKKPHVTAASNEKNDQDHLPSKKCKTLSKRIRKMQELEKQLQEKEFERAFYREFWPDNV